From the genome of Seriola aureovittata isolate HTS-2021-v1 ecotype China chromosome 6, ASM2101889v1, whole genome shotgun sequence, one region includes:
- the LOC130170767 gene encoding NLR family CARD domain-containing protein 3-like: MATPKQFLLMTLEDLGAEDFKHFKWFLQQKEVLEGFPSIPRTQLENADRMDTVDLMVQTYCINTIKVTRMVLVKMNQNDLVEHFTDIISVPTEILTYCQRKLKSNLKKKFQCVFEGISKAGNPTLLNQIYTELYITEGGTGEVNDEHEVRQIETASRKPVRPETTIRQEDIFKASPGRDGPIRTVMTKGVAGIGKTVLTQKFTLDWAEDKANQDIQFTFPFIFRELNVLKEKKFSLVELVHHFFTETKEAGICRFDQYQVVFIFDGLDECRLPLDFHNTEILTDVTESTSVDVLLTNLIRGKLLPSARLWITTRPAAANQIPPQCVDIVTEVRGFTDPQKEEYFRKRFRDEDQASRIISHIKRSQSLHIMCHIPVFCWITATVLKEVLKTRRRGELPKTLTEMYIHFLVVQSKLKNIKYDGRSETDPHWSPENRKMIESLGKLAFEQLQKGNLIFYESDLTECAIDIRAASVYSGVFTQIFKEERGLYQDKVFCFIHLSVQEFLAALHVHLTFINTGVNLMSEQTTSRWTILLRHRETQLYQSVVDKALESPNGHLDLFLRFLLGLSLQTNRTLLQGLMTQTGSSSETSHKTAQYIKKKMIQNLSPEKSINLFHCLNELNDCSLVQEIQQSLRSGSLSTDELSPAQWSALVFILLSSEKDLYVFDLKKYSASEEALLRLLPVVKASNKALLSGCNLSERSCKALSSVLSSQSSSLRDLDLSNNDLHDSGVKLLCAGLESPHCTLEGLRLSGCNLSERSCEALSSVLSSASSLRDLDLSNNNLRDSGVKLLCAGLESPHCTLEGLSLSGCLITEEGCASLASALSSNPSHLRELDLSYNHPGDSGVKLLSLGLEDPHWRLDSLRVGRNRVIKASRDKTLNVLGDAEDDSCSEDPSSINKGDSDVKLDLNTAETKLDVSEDDTKLMKPLSRFMPKLQAQSTQVSYRFGCPGPGGFRCTSTGLVFVMAQKAELFYRTIQWDEGLLKLAGKMAAGPLFEIQGPEDAVCQLHLPHYETKDALFSEDLLCVLHFTDDGMSILEPLEITDTHVIIKVPHLSAFGVVRVLEVFKRIWKKMNPISGQVLLFLTPPNLKTQNLNVLLLPSDIVLEEVRRKQPVSVYIPAPSQCELIEKRNYTVHCPMACKIQPEKAKFNRDVGPNYRSTFEIRLPTDTEEVTIAVRDETDTDVWKYDADLTGLSPAWTPSVPAWTPSVPAEILNVPAWTQGVSTGIANVPAWTQGVSTGIANVPAWTQGVPTGIPNVPAWTQGVSTGIANVPAWTQGVPTGIPNVPAWTQGVSTGIANVPAWTQVSQQGLQMSQHGLRVSQQGLQMSQHGLRVSKQKSTWRLFGQISSTVCLNLFYISCWINSWRAKW, encoded by the exons ATGGCGACACCTAAACAGTTCCTCTTGATGACTTTGGAGGATTTGGGAGCCGAGGACTTCAAGCATTTTAAGTGGTTCCTGCAACAGAAAGAGGTCCTAGAAGGCTTCCCATCAATCCCGAGGACTCAACTGGAGAATGCAGACAGGATGGACACAGTGGATCTAATGGTCCAGACCTACTGTATAAACACCATTAAAGTCACCAGAATGGTTCTGGTGAAGATGAATCAGAATGATCTAGTGGAACATTTCACAGACATCATCTCAGTACCCACAG AGATTCTCACTTACTGCCAACGTAAACTCAAAtctaacctgaagaagaagttccagtgtgtgtttgaggggatcTCTAAAGCAGGAAACCCAACCCTCCTGAAtcagatctacacagagctctacatcacagagggagggactggagaggtcaatgatgaacatgaggtcagacagattgaaacagcatccaggaaaccagtcagaccagaaacaaccatcagacaagaagacatctttaaagcctcacctggaagagatggaccaatcagaacagtgatgacaaagggagtggctggcattgggaaaacagtcttaacacagaagttcactctggactgggctgaagacaaagccaaccaggacatacagttcacatttccattcatcttcagagagctgaatgtgctgaaagagaaaaagttcagcttggtggaacttgttcatcacttctttactgaaaccaaagaagcaggaatctgcaggtttgatcagtatcaggtcgtgttcatctttgacggtctggatgagtgtagacttcctctggacttccacaacactgagatcctgactgatgttacagagtccacctcagtggacgtgctgctgacaaacctcatcagggggaaactgcttccctctgctcgcctctggataaccacacgacctgcagcagccaatcagatccctcctcagtgtgttgacatagtgacagaggtcagagggttcactgacccacagaaggaggagtacttcaggaagaggttcaGAGATGAGGATCAGGCCAGCAGgatcatctcccacatcaagaGATCAcaaagcctccacatcatgtgccacatcccagtcttctgctggatcactgctacagttctgaaggaggtgttgaaaaccagaaggagaggagagctgcccaagaccctgactgagatgtacatccacttcctggtggttcagTCCAAACTGAAGAACATCAAGTATGATGGAAGATCTGAGACAgatccacactggagtccagagaacaggaagatgattgagtctctgggaaaactggcgtttgagcagctgcagaaaggaaacctgatcttctatgaatcagacctgacagagtgtgCCATCGATATCAGAGCAGCCTCGGTGTACTCGggagtgttcacacagatctttaaagaggagagaggcctgtacCAGGACAAGGTGTTCTGCTTCATCCACctgagtgttcaggagtttctggctgctcttcatgtccatctgaccttcatcaACACTGGAGTCAACCTGATGTCAGAGCAGACAACATCCCGGTGGACTATACTGttaagacacagagaaacacaattGTACCAGAGTGTTGTTGACAAGGCCTTAGagagtccaaatggacacctggacttgttcctccgcttcctcctgggtctttcactgcagaccaATCGAACTCTCTTACAAGGCCTgatgacacagacaggaagtagctCAGAGACCAGTCATAAAACAGCCCAgtacatcaagaagaagatgatTCAGAATCTGtctccagagaaaagcatcaacctgttccactgtctgaatgaactgaatgattGTTCTCTAGTGCAGGAGATCCAACAGTCCCTGAGATCAGGaagtctctccacagatgaactgtctcctgctcaatggtcagctctggtcttcatcttactgtcatCAGAAAAAGATCTGTatgtgtttgacctgaagaaatactctgcttcagaggaggctcttctgaggctgctgccagtggtcaaAGCTTCCAACAAAGCTCT ACTGAGTGGCTGTAATCTGTCAGAGAGAAGCTGTaaagctctgtcctcagtcctcagctcccagtcctctagtctgagagacctggacctgagtaacaacgaCCTGCAcgattcaggagtgaagctgctgtgtgctggactggagagtccacacTGTACACTGGAAGGTCTCAG ACTGAGTGGCTGTAATCtgtcagagagaagctgtgaagctctgtcctcagtcctcagctcagCCTCTAGTCtgagagacctggacctgagtaacaacaacTTGCGGGATTCAGGGGTGAAGCTGCTGtgtgctggactggagagtccacacTGTACACTGGAAGGTCTCAG tctgtcaggCTGTCTGatcacagaggaaggctgtgcttctctggcctcagctctgagctccaacccctcccatctgagagagctggacctgagctacaatcatccaggagactcaggagtgaagctgctgtctctTGGACTGGAGGATCCACACTGGAGACTGGACTCTCTCAG GGTTGGAAGAAACAGGGTGATTAAAGCGTCCAGAGACAAAACCT TGAATGTGCTGGGTGATGCTGAAGATGATTCGTGCTCAGAGGATCCGTCATCAATAAATAAAG GTGACTCTGATGTCAAACTGGACCTAAACACCGCAGAGACAAAGCTGGATGTGTCTGAGGATGACACAAAGCTGATGAAG CCTCTATCAAGGTTCATGCCTAAACTGCAAGCTCAATCTACACAAGTCTCATACAG GTTCGGGTGTCCTGGTCCAGGTGGGTTCCGGTGCACATCAACTGGACTGGTGTTTGTTATGGCTCAGAAGGCGGAGCTGTTCTACAGGACTATCCAATGGGATGAAGGACTTCTCAAATTAGCTGGCAAGATGGCTGCAGGGCCACTGTTCGAAATCCAGGGTCCTGAGGATGCTGTCTGTCAGCTCCACCTCCCACACTATGAAACAAAGGATG ctcTGTTCTCTGAAGACCTGCTGTGTGTCCTCCACTTCACTGATGATGGAATGAGCATCCTCGAACCGCTGGAGATCACCGACACTCACGTTATTATCAAAGTCCCTCATCTCTCTGCGTTTGGCGTAGTCCGGGTTTTGGAGGTTTTCAAGAggatttggaaaaaaatgaaccCAATTAGCGGCCAAGTCTTGCTGTTCCTCACACCACCAAAcctcaaaacacaaaacctcAATGTGCTTCTCCTGCCAAGCGACATCGTTCTGGAAGAG GTGAGGAGAAAACAACCAGTCTCTGTGTACATCCCAGCGCCTTCCCAATGCGAACtcattgaaaaaagaaattacactgTTCACTGTCCGATGGCCTGTAAAATACAGCCTGAG AAAGCAAAGTTTAACCGGGATGTTGGACCAAATTACCGTTCAACGTTTGAGATCCGCCTGCctacagacacagaagaagTGACTATAGCAGTTCGAGATGAAACAGATACAGATGTCTGGAAGTACGATGCTGACCTGACTG GTCTTAGCCCAGCATGGACTCCCAGTGTCCCAGCATGGACTCCCAGTGTCCCAGCAGAGATTCTGAATGTCCCAGCATGGACTCAGGGTGTCTCAACAGGGATTGCAAATGTCCCAGCATGGACTCAGGGTGTCTCAACAGGGATTGCAAATGTCCCAGCATGGACTCAGGGTGTCCCAACAGGGATTCCAAATGTCCCAGCATGGACTCAGGGTGTCTCAACAGGGATTGCAAATGTCCCAGCATGGACTCAGGGTGTCCCAACAGGGATTCCAAATGTCCCAGCATGGACTCAGGGTGTCTCAACAGGGATTGCAAATGTCCCAGCATGGACTCAGGTGTCCCAACAGGGATTGCAAATGTCCCAGCATGGACTCAGGGTGTCCCAACAGGGATTGCAAATGTCCCAGCATGGACTCAGAGTGTCCAAGCAGAAAAGTACCTGGCGTCTGTTCGGACAGATTTCATCGACAGTGTGTCTGAACCTCTTCTACATAAGCTGCTGGATAAACTCCTGGCGCGCAAAGTGGTGA